AGCAGCAAGCAGCATCGCAAATTGACAAGTCGTACGCGTGGTGGCTGCTTTGCTTTGACAGGCAAGTGGTGGGCACCTACGCGACGGAGGCCAGGGCGCTGGCGCTGAGGCTGCTGGAGGCCATATCGGAGAGCCTGGGCCTGGAGCGGAGCCACATGGTGGCGGCCATGGGGAGGCACGCGCAGCACATGGCGGTGAACTACTACCCGCCGTGCCCGCAGCCGGAGCTCACCTACGGGCTGCCGGGCCACAAGGACCCCAATGCCATCACGCTGCTGCTGCAGGACGGCGTCTCCGGCCTCCAGGTGCAGCGTGGCGGCCGCTGGGTGGCCGTCAACCCCGTGCCCAACGCGCTGGTCATCAACATCGGAGACCAGATGCAGGTAACGCGCATGCACTTCCAGTCGCAACTGAGATTCTTGCTGTCGTCGTAATCTGGGCTCGCTGAACAAAGTCGTCGCCTATTGTATCCGATGCATGCATGGATGCAGGCACTGAGCAACGACCGGTACAAGAGCGTGCTCCACCGCGTGATCGTCAACAGCGAGAGCGAGCGGATCTCGGTGCCGACGTTCTACTGCCCGTCCCCGGACGCGGTGATCGCGCCGGCCGACGCGCTGGTGGACGACGGCCACCCTCTGGCCTACCGCCCCTTCACTTACCAGGAGTACTACGACGCGTTCTGGAACATGGGCCTCCAGTCGGCCAGCTGCCTCGACCGGTTTAGGCCCGGAGGATCGTTGGAGTGAGTGAACTACGCCGGCCACGACAGGGAAAAAAAAATGAAGACCTTTTTGTATTCTTGAGCATCTGCCAATAACTGGATCTTTGAAATCCTCCTCTGGACTGGAGTCTTGGATTCCCTTCGGGTCCCACCTAACATTACGTTGGGTCCACCCTGAAGATGCAGACAAGGTTTAGGTTGACAAATTCCGATGTAAGGATGATTTTGTCCAACTTATTACTATTTCCTTGTGCTAATTACAAAGTACAGATGTAAGCTTCCACAAAACATTGCTTTTGATAGATGTTGATCCATCCATTACAAATTCTAAGTTAATTAGACTTTTCTGAGAATAAAAAGTATATAACTTTTGTTATGTACCTAAATATGGTCTCTTTTCAGATATGTATCAAACACCAATTGTTTAGAGAAGTAATGGAAGTACAAACAATGTATGTCACGTTATTGAAAAAAAGACAGGAGTTGAAAATCAATTTGAGAGGCAGATTAAACATCTTTAGGTCCGATCATGGTGGAGAGTATTTCTCAAACGAATTCAACTCATCCTGTGAAGAACAAGAGATCATTCATGAGAAGACACCTCTCTATTCGCCACAATTCAATTGGATTGCGGAAAAAAGAACCAGACTCTACTAGGAtggttaacgccatgttagaATCATCAAGACATTCTAAGGAATGCTATAATGACTTGTATGTCTTGTCCTAAATAGGGTTTTCATGAAAAATCAGCAAAAAGCACCATTCAAGGAATGGGAGATTAAATCCCCTTTTGCTCAATTTTTATTAGGGAgtgatttaatcccctccaaccATCTTCGATATAGACGCAATCTAACAAGTCCTTAAGGAGGCGCGCCATTGCAATGAggtagaaacaaaaggaaatgttGACCCATACTTGCTGTGGGAATTAATTTGCACATGTCATGGATGGTTTGTTTTCATAGGGACCATGAATGTCAATTTCTGGAATTGACAATAATGTGGAACTTTTTCTTGTGTGGTGTCGCACTTTTTGTTGCGCAACTGGTTACGATTGTCATAGCATGGCCTATACTTTCGTGTGGACCGATACATTATTATAAGAGGTTGAAGTCGAACTCTTTTTCCATTAGTAAAACAAAGCTAGTTTATCTTTTCATTTATTTTTTTTAATGTCATTGAAATCTTTGCCCCCTGTCACCTTTTGGCTCATAGGATGTTCATGTATATCAGTGTTGCATGTTTCAGTAAACCACGTGATTGGTTCTCTCCAGCGCTTGGCTCACTGCAACCTGTGGCTCATCAGATGCGGCTCCGTAGATGCAAGCATAAGTTGCTCAATTTAGTTTGGATTGCACCCGTGCCCGCATGCCTCGTCATAGACATGCTCCGTAGATGCAAGCATAAATTTTAAAACATGTTTATACATCAATTAGAATGTTTTGGGAACTTTTTAAAATTTAAGATAATTTTACTTTTTTCTTAGAGTGAATCTAAATTTTGGAAGCttcaaaatatatttttataagGTCTAAGTGTTTTTTTGGATTAGAATGTGCAAATGTATCTTCAAGATTTGTTTGGAATTTTTAAAATCTTAAAGATGTTTGTGTGGCTAATAGCTTTATCAAGTATTTATGTTACTTTAACTAAAAGAAGACAAAATTGTTATTAAAGTCTTTTTGAAAAGGGCACATTGATAATTTGAATGATTTTATGAGCTTAGGTCGATATGCAAGTTGTCCACCCAATTGTCTACTATTAAATGTGTTGTAGTCGACTAGCATTTGCAATTATGTACTCCCTTCATTTTTTTATTTGTTGTGGtatagtttaaaaataaactagctAGCCACAAATATTTAATAACGGAGGTAGTAATACGCATCAGCGTGCACATGATCTACTAATATGTATTTAGTTGTTCACGTCATCGTGTCACCCATCCACTAACATTAATTTATAATAGTTTATTTCTTCATATAAGTAATTATACGTAGTCTAAATTTATTTCAAGTTATTTGCAATTCCCACGGTAAGGTACGGGCAGGCTTCTAGCCTATCTAAAATTTTGAATTAGATGAGCTGATGAGGCAGACAAAGGGTAAAAATGGACTTCTTtacaacctccaactcctccaactTGTGACCAACACGTAGTCATCAAGTTCCATAATGCGCTGATGTTCACGCTTCACGTACCGCTACCACGACATTTGTGGTCCAGATGCTGCTGCAACGACCACACGCAAATCGCTATTACGCTGGGGCTCGAAAAATACCACCAAGCCAACTGTTTGGCCACAAGCCCACAACGCTCGATTGCTGCTTCCTCTCTTATAGCccaactagggatggcaacggagaATTCCCCGTCGGGTTTTAGCTCCCCAAACCCGTCCCCGTGACAAAAAAATTTCCccgcggggatccccacgaacgcttgcgggggatatttcttccccatccccgttccccgcggggataaatccccgtcggggatccccatccccacttaaattataattaaatcatacttcatttgttattaatgtaaaatattgtcacttatacacattgttagaTGTAAAATTCATTATGTGCACATTAAAATTAATGTATTTGTACAACGGGTGATCTCTTGACAAGGTAATTCTTTacttttatcattaactattacatCAAAACATTGTCAcatgtaagtttaacgggtccccacggggaacggggatggggaatgcttccccatccccgtccccgtttacccgtcggggGAGAACTTTTCCCCATTTACATCGCCGTGGGGAAGAAacttccccatccccatcccctaatagaggaattccccgcggggaatcggggatcgggtccccattgccatctctaagccCAACCGACTGGCGACTGCAACGCGCAACCTCCGCTATTGATGTGCCTGTTGTTGCAGCTTATAAAGAAGCGCCTGTTGCAAGCAAGAATTCCACGCAGGCAGCAGCACGCGGCTGCGCTCGATCAGGCATCAGTGATGTGCTACCACAGCCTACCGCGTATGTATCGCCGATGAGCAACCCCAGCTTCGACCACAGCTACGAGCTCCCTCTGCGGCGAAACCTCCTGCTTCTGCGCGACCTCCTCGACCTCCTCCGCTTCATCGCCGGGGTGATCCTGGACCGCCTCGGCGTCGCGCCGTGCCAGGGCGAGGTGCATCTGCCAGGACAGGCTTTAGGCGGCGTCGGCGAGCATGTCAACGATGTTGACTTGGAACGCCTCCTGGAGGCGATGCTGTGGGAGACCGTGACGCGGTCGCTCACGGCTCCACGGTACAGGCGGCGGCGGGTTGCGCAGCCGGCGGACGTCCAGCTGGACGCAGAAGGCGACGCCGAGGGCGCGGCCGTCTGCGCGATTTGCTTGGCGGGTCTGGAACAGGGAGATTTCCAGGCGGTCGTGGAGCTGTGCGGCTGCTCGCACGCGTTTCACGCCGCCTGCATCGATGCTTGGGTCCGCAGTGGCGACGGTGCGGCCACCTGCCCGCTGTGCCGCGCGCCCATGTTGCCCACGGCGTGGGACGACGTGCAGAGTTCGTTCGGCGCTCGCCGGGGTGACTGAGGTTTCTGTCTCCCTCCCGTATAGTAATTGCTGCGCTAGCACGTCTCGACAGACAGACAGATAGATAGATAAACATGCGCCATCGTCTATAGCGGAAAGATGCAATAATGTGTATGCATGTATTCGCGCggatcgatcgtttccctctgaaCTAAGATTCTTGCTCTTTTCGGCTTACAAAAAGATTGATGCTCTTATCTGCGTCCGTGCTCGCCTTGCTCGATGCGAGGGAACAGAAGGGGGCGTCCATGACTCCATGCTCGCCTAGGGATTGGGGATTGGGAGGCGGTGTTGTGTGGCTGGGACCTCGATTTAGGTTTGGGAATAAGGCTATCCGCAGCGGGTTCCTCTAAATTtttcccctatatcacttttttgggTCACATCATCAATAGTGTATCCCCtactttttcatctcccgcagtggTTTCCCCTAAATATTCCCCCTATATCCCACTACAATATAAAATATAATTTTCTATACCTACTTTTCATCTACTATCAATTTTTCTTCTACTATTAATTAAAGGCGGGCCCACAGGAACAGTGGTAGGGGAGAGCGCGCGCGCTGCAGctgaggggagagagaagagtACCGCGCGGTGGAGTGCGCGATAGCGTGCTGCGCTGCGGGCTTTAGCGCGCGCGCTGTAGCCGCCATGCAAGGGAGCGCGCGCGGTAGCGTGCGGCGCTGCGGGCAGTCTAAGGCTAGCTGCAGCGCCATCCGCTACACCCGCGCTCCCCTTTCCCTGTAGCGATTTAGAGCGACGCTCACGCTGCAGCGGCGCGCCCTAAACGGCTCCCTACGTGCTACAGGCGTAGGGGAGGACGCGCACGTCCCCCAGATCAAGGGGAGCACTGTAGCGCCCCCTTGCACAGTGCTCCCCTATTTAATAGTTGAACAAAAATAGAAATAAAAGATGAATAGGGGTAGATaataatattttatagttgtagtggagTATAGGGGGATAATATAGGGGAAACCGTTGCAGGAGATGAAAATTTAGGGggtgaaatgttgatgatgtgacgcaaaaaagtgatataggggggaaAATTTAGGGGGAACGCTTGCGGATAGCCTAAGGCTGTCTGCAGCCATGTCCGCGAGGCCGCCCTCTCCCCTACGTCTAGCGGCTACAGAAGCTCTCTACGGCCGCAACGGCATCCTCTACGAAGCCCCCCACACAGCAGATGTGAACAGCAACACGCTGCAGCTAGTGCGAATTCGCTGTCCCCCTTCAACTATTCATTTGTACGACTGTTTTTTAATAGGTGAAGAAAAAATAGTAATAGATGATGAATAGAGTTGgataatgatattttatagttgtagtgaagTATAGGGGGAGAATATAGGGAGAACCGCTGTGGGAGATAAAAAAGTAGGGAATGAAATGTTGATGTGACGCAAAAAAGTAATATAGGAGAAAAATTTAGAGGGAACCGCTGCGGACAGTCTAAGAAATGTGATAGGGGAACTTCTGGGATAGCCTCAACAGTTCCTTAAAACCATGGTCTCTATTCTTATTTTAGAGAAAAAGAGAGAAAAAAATATGTCCAACAGTCTAAGATCTAACCTCCTTATTTTCTCGAGGTCGAATACCATGCCATGCGCTGCGCAAATTTTTGCCGCTCGCCAAGCTCTCAATCCACTCTGTTGTTCCCAGTCCGCGCCATTTTCCTCCATTCTCGCCTCGGCCCGCTCACCTCTCCTCTCGCGCCCGCCACGGCAGCTGCCGCCCCATCCTTCGGCGAATAGGATTTCTTCAAGATCCAGCGGATCCCAACGCTGGCGCTGGCATCGGCGGCACAGAGCCGAAGAAGCGGAAGCAGAAGCCTAGTGGCGCGCTAGCGGTgctgaagaagaagaggcggaggCCGCTGCCCTTCATCCCCAGCACTGACCCGGCGCAGCGGCTCTGGCAGATGTTGTGCCTGCTCGTTTTTTCAGCTTGTTGCAACAGCAAAAGAGTATTCTCCGGGTTTGGAACACGCAGCCGCAACACAGCCAAAGGTAGTGGAAGCGATTGGAGAGCAACGATGCTGTAACGtcctgaatttggggtagaatttttcttcttttctctcaccaaattcgggcgttactctcttttctctttccccgtttgctccttcttcccaatttcaaaccagtatagcggcaggtgtccgtgtcatgtataaaccaaaacctaagtgtcatgggtgttgcatcatgccgaagcacatttctctgtctgatgatgagtgtttgtctcgttccggatttcggttcgcgatttaattccgtttagtggtcgcgctcgtcgtgggttttcgatccgcaaagtggcccggcccagcccaacctagtccagcctagcccaaccggcccggcccgccccggcctgcgcgcccccggcgcccaaacccccccatgcgcccccctcctctctctctctctcatttggatctcccgcgcaacaacctctcctctccctcttccacctctctctccccgtggtgccctagggtttggagacgacgatcaccggattttggaccccgaggtgagctcccctcccctccccttctctctctccctctccctcctcttcttcccccccccccccccccccgcgcgcgcgccctccctctcccctgcccgcgcccgaccccgaccccgaccccgaccccaccccggcggcgctcggacctccccgcggcggcgctcggcgcccgccctcggcccccccgccccggcctccctcccgcggcggcgctcggcgcccgcccccggctcgcccgcccggcctccctccccggcggcgctcggcctccccgctcggcccctcccgcggcggcgctcggcccccgctcggccctccccgcggcggcgctcggcgcccgccctcggcccccccgccccggcctccctccccggcggcgctcggccctccccgctcgcccgcgcgcccccgcccccggctcggccgcccccggccggttcaaccgccctggccccagcccggtcgcccgttcccccgtcccggcctcgcccgaccgtatcttcgctcgccagcgctcgcggtgattatttgttaattagcgtgttgcgtcgcgcgcttcgccgcgcgacggatttgtctaaattcagattctatcctgtgttgcgtcgtgcgcttcgtcgcgcgacgatccattttgtttcaggttgtttaaggtgtaacgccgcgtgtgtattcgcgcgacgttccactttggactcagtttagtcgacgtctgccgtcgtgcgcttcgtcgcgcgacgcttagcgtctcctcgtaactaaggcgaagtgtctcgttgcgtgctcggtcgtgcGACGAGTCGTTAGCTTtaattttagagagctttgtcgcgcgtctcgccgcgcgaccatcctttcatttatctccacctgcttataaaaattagacatgaaacatgactttactttacgctaaacatagtgtctacattaaatttccttccattaagcgagtggttaatttataatcatgtaacgtgatcgtttctcgactgtcttttcctctttctctcttaactgtactcgcgagcccgcgtggaacgtctgtttacttattgcattctattgtatggtgtactgttcttttgtattaaatgtgtggatgtatgtatgtttgcgctcgcatagagaacgatccggtcgaagagcccgaggaacccgcaggagaagcccctgagcagcagtcagttggtggaggcaagtgtcctttgacctaactctgtcctattcattacttaattcacctcccgcattacacctttatacctaaggattgactagcttttgttatccctatccttgcttacctatttgggttggattattattgtttagctttatgctattgcttaactctaatcaatgaacatgatgagattatctatgatacgctgttttcccttctcttatttatgatgttatacttgtggtcttcaagggggctcgagcggtttctcgagtgcctctccgtaaggacctgttctatggatgaccgcccgggaaaacagtgcaaccatgagggtggaatggggtgcccttagctgaataattagaggatccggagtgtagttcgcttagccgtcgtgccgtcaatggggctcggtgtatgcggctcgctctgccaagtttgggttcgccccttggggaggagtgcggtgcatttaggaaacctaacgggtggctacagccccggggaatctttgtaaaggctacgtagtgaaaccctgcctattcaccttggtagtgtttaagggtttgatcggcccgaggcaagagggaatcacggcttgtgtgtaaagtgcacaacctctgcagagtgtttgaaaatgatatatcagccgtgctcgcggttatgagtggccaagggagctccagtgattagtggtacttgataagagaccttttggtttacaggtggttatgagatcgatggttctggttatgactatggtgctggtaagtggtattctttccgtttggaaagggtacatcgggttaataacttgggttaatgctaaaacttggctttctactagtaagtaataatctgaccaactaaaagcaactgcttgacttatccccacataaagctagtccactacagccaaacaggatacttgctgagtatgttgatgtgtactcacccttaccttacacaccaaacccccccaggttgtcagcattgcaaccactgctcatgcgaagatgaagctgtggaaggagacttccaggagttccaagactacgacgagttctaggtgtgggttagcggcaacccccagtcggctgcctgtgaaggccgcggtttatctacgtttcttttctgcactttgatttattgtaaggactatatgggcgtctcagacgtatgatgtaatcgactatttcccttattaatactattttgagcactgtgtgatgatgtccatgttatgtaactgctgtgtacgtgaataactgatcctggcacgtacatggttcacattcggtttgccttctaaaactgggtgtgacataagtggtatcaaagccgtgctgactgtaggaccgctaacctagaatagaatggtcgttctaaggactatagacctctgtctctgccttgactttgatatcccttcaaaagttggtcataccgaccaaacctatgttctactatatagtataccttgctgaaaatcatgttttattccaatccttcatttactcatgattcattatttgctggtcatattgattctgttctcacccttttgcttgcgatgtcttctgtagatggctcgacttagacacactgcacgaaagtctgtcatccccttcttaccctcccgccttgctgagcgtccgcttcgccgtcccgtggccggacagtccagccacttggagagactacaccaccgcctgcgtgaggagcaggagcgtcgacgacaggagcagcagggctcttctttctcgctccagcaggagatagagtctgtgaggagctgctcccctgtgcttcctctggagccgccccctgcaccaccactgggcgccccagcttctggagtagctgct
This portion of the Zea mays cultivar B73 chromosome 2, Zm-B73-REFERENCE-NAM-5.0, whole genome shotgun sequence genome encodes:
- the LOC100284649 gene encoding zinc finger, C3HC4 type family protein — encoded protein: MSNPSFDHSYELPLRRNLLLLRDLLDLLRFIAGVILDRLGVAPCQGEVHLPGQALGGVGEHVNDVDLERLLEAMLWETVTRSLTAPRYRRRRVAQPADVQLDAEGDAEGAAVCAICLAGLEQGDFQAVVELCGCSHAFHAACIDAWVRSGDGAATCPLCRAPMLPTAWDDVQSSFGARRGD
- the LOC100501142 gene encoding Protein DMR6-LIKE OXYGENASE 1 produces the protein MAPAISKPLLTDLVAQIGKVPSSHIRPVGDRPDLANVDNESGAGIPLIDLKKLNGPERRKVVEAIGKACESDGFFMVTNHGIPAAVVEGMLRVAREFFHLPESERLKCYSDDPNKAIRLSTSFNVRTEKVSNWRDFLRLHCYPLQSFVDQWPSNPPSFRQVVGTYATEARALALRLLEAISESLGLERSHMVAAMGRHAQHMAVNYYPPCPQPELTYGLPGHKDPNAITLLLQDGVSGLQVQRGGRWVAVNPVPNALVINIGDQMQALSNDRYKSVLHRVIVNSESERISVPTFYCPSPDAVIAPADALVDDGHPLAYRPFTYQEYYDAFWNMGLQSASCLDRFRPGGSLE